In the Cylindrospermopsis raciborskii Cr2010 genome, CGCTTAGAATCTTTAGAGAGCAGGTCAAGTAGAGATTAACTAGAGTATTAAGTCTTCACGGATTAAAATGCCTATTGTATACTACTATGAAGACTTTTGATCCTGTCCACTCAACAATTTCTTCCATGAAACCACAACTCCTTGTTTATGTCCCACCCCATCCCTTAATTAAACACTGGTTGTCTGTAGCTCGTGAAGCAGCTACCCCTTCAGTGCTATTCCGCTCTGCTATTACCGAATTAGGAAGGTGGTTAACCTATGAAGCCACTAGAGAATGGCTACCTACTCAAGAAAGCGTAGTTCAAACACCTTTAGCTCCATGCTCAGCTACTTTTATCAATTCACAAGTACCCTTAGCAGCTGTCCCCGTTCTCCGTGGGGGATTGGGTTTATGGGAAGGAGCACAAACTGTGTTACCCTTAGCTAGTGTTTATCATTTGGGATTAACCCGAGATGAAAAAACCCTGGAACCATCCTGTTATCTCAATAAGTTACC is a window encoding:
- the upp gene encoding uracil phosphoribosyltransferase; the encoded protein is MKPQLLVYVPPHPLIKHWLSVAREAATPSVLFRSAITELGRWLTYEATREWLPTQESVVQTPLAPCSATFINSQVPLAAVPVLRGGLGLWEGAQTVLPLASVYHLGLTRDEKTLEPSCYLNKLPEKFAPDTRVLIVDPMLATGGSIMATMAELTQRGVEPALTRIVCVIAAKPALQRLNAAYPQLVVYSATIDENLDDQGFIVPGLGDAGDRIFGT